AGCCCCCAGAGGCGGAGCATGCTTAGCACCATGCTCTTCTTGGTGTGGCCGGAGCTCTGGAAGACGTTGTTTACCGCCGAGAATATGCCAAAGAAGGGTAGCGATGCGGAGAAGTACTTGACGACCTTCGCGCTCTCCGCTATTATCGCCGGGTCCTTGATGAAGAAGCTGAATATCTCGACGCGGAAGATGGCGAAGAGGAGCGTCCCAACGCTCAGGATGGCAAAGTTTATCGCCATTGTCTTCTCAGCTATGGTTTTGGCCCTCTCGTAGAGCTTTGCCCCAACGGTCTGGCCGACCATCGTACCCATGGCCATGCTTATTCCGTCCGAGAAGGCGAACATGAAGTTGGTGAGCCTGTTGGTTATGGAGTAGGTCGCAAAGGCCACGTCGGCGTCTCCGAACTGGCCGCCCAGGGTGAAGATTATCCTGGTGAGGATGACGAAGCCGAGGGCGGTGGTGGACGAGCCTATGCTCGAGGGTATGCCTACGCGGAAGATGCGCTTGTAGAACTCCCAATCCGGCTTCAGGCCCTCTATTGTTAGGTGTATTCCCACCTTTCCCTTGAAGAGCAGGTATCCGCCAACGAGCGAGCCGAGGCTGTTGGAGAACATCGTGGCTACGGCAGCACCGACGACTCCAAGCTCCGGAAACGGCCCCCAGCCGAATATTAGGAAGGGGTCTAGGACCAAGTTAAGAAGCACGGTGGCTATGTTTATCTTGACCGGTGTTTTGGTGTCGCCTATAGCCCTCAGGAGGAAGTTGAAGGCGAAGAGTGTGAAGGCGAAGGGTATTCCAGCGAAGATGACGCGGGTGTAGTTGAGTGCGTAGGGATAGACGGTATCGCTCACGTTCATGAACTCGAGGAGATACGGGGCGGAGATGACGCCGAATATCCCAACTCCAATCGCGAAGAGCATCATGAGGGAGTAGAGTGCTCCCGCCGCGCGGTTGGCCTTGTCGTACTCTCTGGCCCCGACGTACTGGCTGACGAAGGCGAAGCCGGCGGTTGCAAACCCCATTCCTATGGCCATGAAAAACCATACCAGCGGCCACGCCGTTCCCGGGGCGGCAAGCTCCTCCCTTCCAAGCTTGCCCAGCCAGTATGTGTCGGTGAGGTTGTACAGAACCTGAACGAGCTGGTTTACGATTAGAGGATAGGCTAGCACGATGAGAGTCTTGGCTATGGGTCCGCTGATAATCTGCTCTCGCATTGCCTCCACTTCACGCCTCATTGAGATGGCTATCGAAACGTGTGTATAAAAGGCTTATGGTGGATAAAAGAGCCAGCTATTTTGCTTCTCAAAACCAAAAGGCTTAAATTCCTAGGCTAAGTAGTACTTTGGGTGGTCTCGTAAATGAGGATTACCGGGATTTACATTAAAAATCTGTTCTCATATGATGAGTTTGAACTTGAACTTGATAAGAATTTCAATGTCATAGTCGGCCCAAATAATGCAGGGAAAACTAACCTTTTTCGAGTAATTCAATTTCTGATGGATATCATTGACAACAAGTTAAAAGCTAAAGATATTCGGGAGTATCTACATGATCCAACCAATGAGCAGGCAGAAATTAAGATTTGGGTGGAATTTGATGATGGTGAGAAAAAGGCTATACGGGAATTTTTTGAGTGCTATTTTGACAGGTACCTTAGTGAGTTGGACAGGGGGATAGCTCAGAGCACCTTTAAACTCAATGATGTTCTGCCAGAATATAATGGTCCAGAAAGACACTATGATAAGCTAATTTTAAATCAGAGAGTTAATGAGCTATTCGTTAAGAGTATTAAGCACTTTATCAACACTCTCCCCGAATTTTTGAGTTCTGGCGTCTTTGTTTGGCAATATTCTGGGGAATATGATGCCCTCCCCGAAATAAGCTTTTTTACATCATATACCATTAATCCTGATTCTGTTAATGTTTTTCTCTCCAGGGTAAACATAACTAAGGAGGCTAGTAAACATCATAAGATCCTTAAAGATTATCTCTTACAGGGACCAGTGGAGGTTCTGTTTGCAGTACATCCTGATGATCTGAGGGTGTCCTGTGACAAATCTCTTCACATTGAGTCTCGGGGAGTTCCCAGTATTGAAAAGGCTATTGAAACTCAGTATACTGACTTTGTCCGAAACACAGGGGTTCCGTATATACTTAAATGCCTTTTTGATACCTCATGTGTAGTACCCTTTGAAATATTCCTCTTGTTTCTTGCTAAGTCAGAGGGTCTTATAATGCCCACATTCCAAAAAGAAGATATCAGAGAACCCAAAAAAGCATTGGCTGCTAAGGTATTTAAACAGGCAGATTTAGATTTTTCTCGTCAAATGCTGAGATTTCACTGGCTAATACTAAGGCTTTTCTATAATGCCATAATCAAATTCTCGGAAGTTAGGAGCTACCCCCAACCAAACTCTGTGGAGTTCGTTGAGAAGTATAATGGAAATGGATCTGAGTTAGCTAGCTATCTCTTCTATCTTAAAAACTCTCCTGATCTTGGAGTACGACAAAAATATCAAAGCATAAAAGAGCAGTTTGAACAAGTGTTTCAATCGGATTCGAAGATATCCTTTGATGTTGTGAAGACGCCAGATAGTGCACCAGAGATTATAATCGTGGAAAACATGAGACAATATAGTATCCTGAGGGCAGCATCAGGAATTTTTGAAATCTTAAATCTTCTCACAGTGATCCACGGAAATCGAGAAAAGGTCATTCTACTTGATGAGCCCGCGTTACATTTGCATCCTGTCTATCAGAGAAATCTTGCTCAAAGGCTTAAGGCAGTTTCGACAGGTAATCAGGTTCTAATGATAACTCATTCCCCCTATCTTGTGGGAGATGCACTTAGACCAGATGCACCAGGAAAAGTTTATCGTTTTTATAGAACTGATAGGCATACAAGGGGTGTGGATGTTAAGCAACATCTTGATATGAAAGAAACGAAGATTCTACGTGGAGAT
The nucleotide sequence above comes from Thermococcus celericrescens. Encoded proteins:
- a CDS encoding MATE family efflux transporter — protein: MRREVEAMREQIISGPIAKTLIVLAYPLIVNQLVQVLYNLTDTYWLGKLGREELAAPGTAWPLVWFFMAIGMGFATAGFAFVSQYVGAREYDKANRAAGALYSLMMLFAIGVGIFGVISAPYLLEFMNVSDTVYPYALNYTRVIFAGIPFAFTLFAFNFLLRAIGDTKTPVKINIATVLLNLVLDPFLIFGWGPFPELGVVGAAVATMFSNSLGSLVGGYLLFKGKVGIHLTIEGLKPDWEFYKRIFRVGIPSSIGSSTTALGFVILTRIIFTLGGQFGDADVAFATYSITNRLTNFMFAFSDGISMAMGTMVGQTVGAKLYERAKTIAEKTMAINFAILSVGTLLFAIFRVEIFSFFIKDPAIIAESAKVVKYFSASLPFFGIFSAVNNVFQSSGHTKKSMVLSMLRLWGLRLPLSYGLGILVKDTAGMWLGMGLSNVLGAVVALAWFLTGSWMSRIIEEGHSQRR
- a CDS encoding AAA family ATPase yields the protein MRITGIYIKNLFSYDEFELELDKNFNVIVGPNNAGKTNLFRVIQFLMDIIDNKLKAKDIREYLHDPTNEQAEIKIWVEFDDGEKKAIREFFECYFDRYLSELDRGIAQSTFKLNDVLPEYNGPERHYDKLILNQRVNELFVKSIKHFINTLPEFLSSGVFVWQYSGEYDALPEISFFTSYTINPDSVNVFLSRVNITKEASKHHKILKDYLLQGPVEVLFAVHPDDLRVSCDKSLHIESRGVPSIEKAIETQYTDFVRNTGVPYILKCLFDTSCVVPFEIFLLFLAKSEGLIMPTFQKEDIREPKKALAAKVFKQADLDFSRQMLRFHWLILRLFYNAIIKFSEVRSYPQPNSVEFVEKYNGNGSELASYLFYLKNSPDLGVRQKYQSIKEQFEQVFQSDSKISFDVVKTPDSAPEIIIVENMRQYSILRAASGIFEILNLLTVIHGNREKVILLDEPALHLHPVYQRNLAQRLKAVSTGNQVLMITHSPYLVGDALRPDAPGKVYRFYRTDRHTRGVDVKQHLDMKETKILRGDQHTRTLFASGVILTEGVSEYLSLLEIIPKLGYPLEDYNLELVLCNGKTEILQFVSLFGNLKIPYRIVCDEDTVITTLKEFYTAHPGVVFYSKGYRDWTDYLGALFPIKVSGGKAERAWKIAKTISPEEAQEKLDDLQEFIRRFIASL